AGGAGGTCGTGTTCGAGGACGGCGATCCGGGTGGGGTTCGCGCGCGGCTGTGCGGGCGCTGGGGCTGGACGGCGGCGCCAGAACTTCATGGGGTGATCCTCTCGCGCGAAGGCCCGGCCGTCACAGGGGTGAACGGCCGGGCCTTCGTGTTGCCGAGCGGTCCCGGCGCGTAGCCCACAGTGTGTCAGGCCGAGTCAGTCGTCGTCCTCACCTACGGCAACCTCAACCTGCTTGATCTTCCCGCTCGTCGACAGCTCAGCACGCACGGGATTCGAGCCGGGCGCGCCGACCTTCCGTGCGTTCTCGACGAACTCGGCGAGCTCGTCCAACGTGAGGTCTTTGTCTTCCCCGGTGAAGCGCAGCGCAGCAGGCATGCCCTCATGGTGGCGCACGAAGGCCCCGCCGGGGGAGTGGTGCGGCGGGGCCGGGCTGGTACGGAGGTCTACTTCACGGGCTGGTGGCGGTGCTCGTCGGACAGATCGTAGATGATCAGGCCCCCGTTGGTGCGCTGGACCCGCACCCCCTTCCCACCCTCCTCCCCTCCACCGTTGTTGCCGTTGTCGTTGTCGCCTGACCTGCAACAACAACCGACTCCATGCGGGTCGGCGGGAGAGGGAGAGGGGGCGGCCGGGATGGCCTCCTTACGTACGGCCGGCCCGTTCCCCTCTCGCGTGCGGCTGGCCTTCCAGGGGATGCCCGCCTCCTCGAGGAGCGCCTTCACGACCTTGGTGTCGGAGAGCTTCAGGTCGTCGCGGAGGCGGGTGAGGAGGACTCCCTTGTCGTCACCGATGAGACGGCGGAGGGCGGCGCCAACGTCCGGCTGCTCCCTCTCGACAGCTGCGCCCTCGTCGGGGTCGCGGCGGTCCCGGATCCACCCGCGGGTCTTCTGCCAGACGCAGGTCCCGATGATCCCGACGATCACGTAGGCGATCTCGGGCCACACGGCGACGATCCCCCACACGGCGCCGAGCAGGACGAGGACGGCCTTCGCTGTCCGCTCGCTCATCCCGCCCGGCTCCCCCGCCTCCTCCGGATCGGTCCCGCCGGCCTCCTCGGTGCTCACCCGAACACCCCCGTGAAGCCGGTCCCGGCCAGGTTCACGCCCGAGCCGAGCGGGATCGCAGCCACGCCGGCCACGTTCCCGGACAGAGCCACGAGGATCCCGGCCAGCGCGCCGAGCAGGATCTTCGACTTGGACTGCTGCGGCCCCCACTTCAGCAGAGCGATCAGCACGACCGTCAGCAGGAACACGATGACGTAGCCGCCGTCGGTGAGGACCAGCTGGTGCGCGCGGGTGACGTCGGGGGCGTTGCCGCCGATGCCGTAGACGAGCGCGCCGTAGCCGATGACGTTGCCTGCCCACAGGGCGAGCCAGGTGACGCCGCCGAGGAGGGAGAACGCGCCGAGGGCGGCGAGGGCGGCGAGCATCCCGTACAGCTTGGCGAGGACGTACGGCACGATGGCGCCCCACCGGCGTTTCTCCTTCATCCACCAGCGCATCAGGAACAGCAGGTCGATGCCGACGCCGAGGGCGACTCCCCCGAGGTTGATGGCCATGTACGGCATTTCAGTGGCTCCAGATCGTGGCGATGTAGGCGATGGGGAGTGTGAGGAGGATGACGGTGCAGGCGGCGGGGCCGAGGTAGGCGAGTGGGGCGCGGCGGGGGGCTATCGCGTGGAGGCCGACGGCGGCGAGGACCGCAGCCGTCGGCCAGAGGAGGCCCATCACGCGCTCCGGAGGTAGCGGCCGACGGTGTCCGGGCGGGCGTTGGCGTCGGCGACCTTGTGGACGTACCGCAGGACCGCGTCCGGATCGGTGATCCCGGAATCCCGGGCAGTCCGGACCGCGTCCTTCACGGTCATCGGCCCGGCGAGGGTCGGGAGCGGGCTGGCGGATCCGGACTGCGGATCGGATCCGCAGTCCGGATCCGCGGATCCGCGGTCCGGATCGCTGGTCAGGGAGCGCCGCTCGGCGTCGAGGACGGCCTCGCCGCGCTGCAACTCCCGCTGGATCGGGATCATCGCGAGCTTCCCGTCGAGGGCTGCGCGCCGCTTCGCCACCCACTGCTGCGTCCGCGAGTCGAGGGGTCGGGCGTGCACACGCATGGCGATGGTCCAGCCGCCCTTGGCGAGCGCGGACACGGCCGCGCCGACCGCGCCGACGACCATCTGGTCGAAGACGTAGCCGTGCGCAAAGACTGCGGCCATGGACACGGCGAGGGCCCAGCGCCCGGCTCTGCGGGGGGCCTTGGCGCGCTCAGGGTCGGAGCGCAGCAGCCACTCGACGGCCATGCACATGATCCATGTGAGGTCGAAGGCGACGCCGGCCGCGTAGGCGATGACCGCGACGACGGACATGGCGAGGAGTCCGCCGATCGCGCTGGTGCTCCAGACGAGGGCGACGGTGACGAGGAGGGTGGCGCCGATGGTGACGGCGGTGCGGACGATCTGGTCCCAGTCGCGGGGCGGGGCAGGGACCTCGATGGTCTCGGTGTCGAGGACCATCTCGGTGACGCCGTCGACGGTGTGGGGTACGAGGCGGGTCCGCTCGATGCTGCGGGTCTTCACGGTGCTCCTCCGGGAGCGGCATGGGACCGGCCTCCCGCGGCCGTGGGGGAACGGAATCGCGGGAGGCCGGCCGATCTGGGGGTGGGTCAGGGGGCGTAGAGGCCGCGGCGGCGGCGCTCGTTCTCGCGGTCGCGCTGCTCCCAGGCGTCGGCTGCGGCTCCGGCGCGGCGGGCTCCGCTGGTCTTGGAGCGGAAGAACCGCCCGACCGACCCGGTGACGCTGGTTCCTGCGGCCGGGTAGGCGCGGGTGGACTGCTCGCGGGTGCGGCGCCAGGCCATCAGATGCACCGTCCTGGGAGGACGCCTTGCCGCTCGCCGGGCCCGCCTTGCGCCTGCTGCTCGCGGGTGACGCCTTGCTGCGTGGCGTAGTCGTCGGCGGCGCGGGCGAGGAGCTGTTCCGGGGTGGCGTTCGCGTCGTCGTGGTGGGGGCTCGGGGTCTGCTCGCTCATGCGGTCACCGCCGGACGGCTCGCGCTGGCGAAGACGCAGATGGTGTCGAGGAACGTGGGGTCGGCGAGGCGGACCACGCGGAGCGGCTGGCCGTCGCGGTCGGTGGTCTCCCACTCCTCGACGCCGCCGCCGGTGGCGCGTTCCACGGCGATCAACGCCTCGGTGGCCGGGACGGTGTCGGTTCCCCAGACGGTGCCGTAGTTGTCGAAGTTGACGACGGTGCCGGGCGGGAGGCCGGCGAAGGGGCTGGGCTGCTTGGGGGGCTGGTCGGTACGGTTGGCCATGAGGGCCTGCCTTTTCGTGATGGTTGAGGTGGGCCTGGCCCCGTCCCGGAGCGCCAACTCAGCGGGACGGGGCCGTTTTGCATCAGTAGCGCGGTGCCACTTCCAGCACTGTAGGGGAACCCCCTACACTTTGGCCAGTGGCCCGCCCAAGGAGAAGGGGCCGGGTGTGACCGAGGAGGCGCAGCGGGTGTTCGATGCCATCGACGCTGTCAAGGCGATCGCCGACCCGACCGAGAGAGCGCGAGCCCTCGGCGAGGTGCTGAAGGCTCTGCCGGGGCAGAACAAGGCGCTGAAGGAGGCGCGGCAGGCGGCCGTGAGTGAGCTGCTCGCGCGGCCGGGTGCGTCGCTGCGCACGGTCGGTGCAGAGTTGAACATCAGCTTCAGCACGGTGCAGGACATCGTGAAGGGCTACTCGGGCTCGGGGAAGAACCGGCCGAAGACGGAGGCGTCGGATGGATGAGCTGGTGCGGTCGCTGCATGCCACGCGTCCGACCGAGGGGTAGCTCGCGGGCAGGGCCTGGGCGTACGGTCGGTCTGCACCATGATGGGGGGCGCCCATCGACGGCCCGCCGATCCTCACGGGGACGGCGGGCCGCGTGCTGCTCACGGCCGCACGGTCTCCTCGTAGGCGTAGTCCATCCTGAGGCAGTCGCCTTGCAGGCTCATGCCGCGCAGGAGGTAGTGGGCAACAGCGCCCGGATCGTGGTCCAGCGGCCGACTGACGCGTCCTCCCGCTGAGGCCGGGGCAGCTTGGTCCCAGCTGAGTCCGTCGAGCGGACCACCGTAGAGAGTGATGCGAAGGGCGCGCATAGGGCCGTGCCTCCCACTGAGGAGTTCTGGGCCCCGCGCCTGCAAGAAGTCTAGGGCGCGGCACTGACACCGCGCCCCAGCCCTACGCTGCGATCACTCCCTCAGCCCAGACCACCCCGCACCCCGTGCAGTGCGCGAGCGGCGGCCGGCCCTCCCCGCCGTGGACGTCGATCGCCCCACCACAGCCGTGCCGCTGCTCCAGCGTCCGCCGCTGCGCCGCAATGTCCAGCGCCCGCTCGACTCGCTCGGCGGCGCCGGCCGCGACCACACCGATCTGCTCCAGCTGCACCACCGTCAACGCGCGGAACGGGCCGCCCTTCCCCTCGATCCGGGCCAGCAGCCACAGCGCGGTGTACGAGGCGGAGCGGCGGCGGCCGGTCCACCTCCAGCGGCGCGGGTCCGCCGCGTCGGCGCGTGCGAGTTGGTTGCGGCGTTCCCGGTCGGCGGCCGGCCAGTTGCTGGGGGCGAACGGCATGGGCGCGCGCTGTACGTCGGCGGCGATCTGGTCGGCGGTTCCGTGGAGGGAGGCCTCGACGGCACGCATGGTGTCGAGGATGTGGAGTCGGACGGGGACGGGGCGGACGCCGATCTGGATCGGGTCGCGTTCCTGGCTGCGGAGGTGGGCGGCGTGGGCGCGGTCGTAGTTGAACTCGGCGCGGTCGGCATCTTCGAGGCGGGCGAGGTAGCCGCGGAGGCCGAGGCCGAACGCGCCGAGTTGGGTGGGCTGGCCTACGGCTTCGTGGAGGTCCGCCCAATGCAGGGCGACGGTGCGAAGGTTCGTGGCGGCGGTGGTCATCGTGACTCCCGTGGTGCGGTGGGGCGGTACGGTGATCGCACCGGATGGGGCGTGCCTGGCCTGGGGAGGTCGAGTGGGCGCGCCCCTTCGTCGTTGCTCAGTCGTCGGCGGAGATCAGGCTGGCGATGCCGAGCCACGTGAGGACGGTGGCGATAACGCCGACGATCCCGGCGAGCTGGCCGTCCGCAGTGAGGCCGTAGGTGACGCCTCCGGAGACGGCGCCGAGGATGACGCCGAGGATGAAGGTGGGCACGGTCACTGCTCCTTGGTCTGGTCGGTGCCGGGCTGCTGCTCCGGCGGGTGGATCGCGTGGTGCAGCTCGACGAGCCGCCGGTCCCACCAGCGGGACAGGCTCGTGCCGAGCGGCGGCGGCCCGGCCTTCACCCACCGCTCGTAGAGGGCGATGACGCGGGTGACGTCCTGCTCGGCGGATCGGTGGAGCGCGGCGAACACGCGGGTGGTCTTCTCGGCCCGGTCGCTTCGGTCGCTGCCGGGCCGGGCAGGCCGAGGGCGTCGCACATCGAGCACAGCGCGAAGGACGTGCCCTCGCCTCGGGCGATGCGGCGTGCCTCGCTGTGGACTTGGCGGGCCCGCTCGACGACGGCGTACAGCTGGTCGAGGGCGTCGCTGGTGATGCTGTCGACGGTGTGGCGGTCGGTCACTGGCCGTTCCTGTCGTGGAGGCCGAGGGCGTGGCGCACCCCGGGGAAGCGGTCGTTGGCGTAGCTCATGCGCTGGATCTGGAAGTCGACCGGCAGACCTGTGCGGAACCGGGCGAGTTCGCTAATCGCGGCGCAGATCAGGCCCCACCTGCCGTCCTCGTGGGCCGGTCGGTCCTGGGGAAACAGGGCATCGAACTCGTCGTCAGGCAGGATCAGCCGGACGTCGACGTCCCGCCACGTCTTGCCGATGGCAGCCGTGCCGACGAGGTAGGGGACGTGGCCGAACGCGGCGTCGATCTCGCGTCCGAACGCGTCGAGGTGGAGGGCGGCGGGCATGCCGACGCCGACCATGGGGCGGGGTGCGGGTTGGTTGGTCATGCTGCGGTCCCGTGGTCGAAGCCTGCGGTGATCGCCTCGAACTGGGCGCGGGCTGCCGGGTCGAGGCGGTAGGTGTCGCGGCGCGGCAAGACCGGGCGGGTGCAGCCGGGGCCGTGGACCTGGCCGTCGGAGTGGAGCCAGAACGAGCAGCACGGCACGAGCGGCTCGACCTGCTCGCCACGCTTCAGCCTCGCCGCGCGCTGCGCCTCGGCCCGCTTCCGGTGGTGCGCCCGTCGGGCGAGCGCGTCGACGCACAGCAGACCGGGCGCGATGCAGGCAACAAGGGCAGCGATCCACCATGCGGAGGTGACGGCGAGCCAGGCGGCGCCGGCCAGCTCGAGGACGGCGATGGCGCGGCAGGTGCGGGCGATGGCGAGGTTGGTCACTGCTGCTCGCCTCCTTCCAGCCGGAGGGGCGGGACGTCGAGCGCGGCCCGGACCATGCAGTCCTTCGCCTCCAGGAGCTTCCGGAGTCCGGCGGTGAGCTCGGGTCCGTCGGGGAGGTGGTCGACCATCTCGTGTGCGAGGGCGTGGAATGGGGCGCTGAACCAGGCGAGGTTGGCGGGCAGGTGGTCGTACTCGAAGTACCGGAGGATGTGGGTGGTGCTGGGGTGGCGGTTGCTCTTCTCGGTCATGCGGCTTCCTTGTAGGTCGAGGGCCCTGTGTGGCCCGTGTGGGCGCGAACTCTGCGTGCGGCGTAGATCCGGGCTCGCGTCCGCCCGTAGCCCCAGGAGGGGTGGACGACGCCGCGCCACAGGCCGGTTGCGGCCCACCCGCCGAGGAGGGCGAGGGTGAGCAGCGCGATGGTGCCGACGACGCCGAAGACCACGGTCCAGCCGAGGAGCCACCAGCCGAGGGTGAGCGCGGTGTCGATGGCCTCCCCGATCACGGCCGCTCCCCGGGGGTGTGCTCGGCCT
The sequence above is a segment of the Streptomyces asoensis genome. Coding sequences within it:
- a CDS encoding protein transporter Sec31, which codes for MKTRSIERTRLVPHTVDGVTEMVLDTETIEVPAPPRDWDQIVRTAVTIGATLLVTVALVWSTSAIGGLLAMSVVAVIAYAAGVAFDLTWIMCMAVEWLLRSDPERAKAPRRAGRWALAVSMAAVFAHGYVFDQMVVGAVGAAVSALAKGGWTIAMRVHARPLDSRTQQWVAKRRAALDGKLAMIPIQRELQRGEAVLDAERRSLTSDPDRGSADPDCGSDPQSGSASPLPTLAGPMTVKDAVRTARDSGITDPDAVLRYVHKVADANARPDTVGRYLRSA
- a CDS encoding helix-turn-helix domain-containing protein: MTEEAQRVFDAIDAVKAIADPTERARALGEVLKALPGQNKALKEARQAAVSELLARPGASLRTVGAELNISFSTVQDIVKGYSGSGKNRPKTEASDG